In Lineus longissimus chromosome 13, tnLinLong1.2, whole genome shotgun sequence, one genomic interval encodes:
- the LOC135498182 gene encoding uncharacterized protein LOC135498182 — protein MRLKVLLSKVKLGILVWVINLHSSEQLSTSQRSDIEHFISDLMTCKNNPGMSVSVIHGDDSLVDGYGVTNLRTNRKVDNRTIFCIGSITKGFTAAVLGMVLQKSNRWSWDTSISEILGHEFKLSDDFRTRYLTIKDILAHRSGVPGYFGGLLTGYTIDRKTLVSRLRYMSPTHHVHSKFIYNNHMYMLAGYVAEKIAGKTWEELVQEEIFNKLGMTSSTFVKDLGSRADIAKSHVSINGKLVEIDQKINSMVYPAGPAGSICTNSEDMTKWLRFQLNKSLLPSGERLMNQTMFDAMHTPQMPTPLTLGKKILKQPVFPIAEGRFAYDLGWGSGTYRDYHILLHSGELSGYMSSIWLIPDENIGIFTSTNGPVRLDTWDGLRVIHHYIADVLLGLEPWLNSTSACKFPDPWLSEFRRKSGADGTDDARKKRDVTYLPHARPMEDYVGTYGHLAFGNISIRLNEQDGKLHLYHGRFGNATMKKTSNFGEFDMKFVGDLMFVSVADGWKHTFKIRFSSTDGKKVDRLYAGFIEGSSPPEFQRDLHWLNSDQPLQSNLNTLYGPCQCCRNSGSNAQREYFFSISIYLLISFAVIILYCQ, from the exons ATGCGATTAAAGGTACTCTTAAGCAAAGTCAAGCTGGGCATCCTAGTTTGGGTGATCAACCTCCATTCCAGTGAACAGCTATCTACATCACAGAGGAGTGACATAGAACACTTTATTAGTGACCTCATGACGTGTAAGAATAATCCAGGTATGAGTGTAAGTGTTATTCACGGTGATGACAGTTTGGTTGATGGTTATGGAGTGACGAACTTGCGGACTAATAGAAAAGTTGATAACCGGACGATTTTTTGCATTGGGAGCATCACAAAGGGATTTACTGCGGCCGTTCTAGGGATGGTGCTCCAAAAAAGTAATAG GTGGTCGTGGGACACCTCCATCAGTGAGATACTCGGGCATGAGTTCAAGCTGAGTGACGATTTCAGGACGAGATACCTCACTATCAAGGACATTCTGGCTCACAGGTCCGGTGTCCCGGGCTACTTCGGAGGCTTGTTGACGGGTTACACTATTGACCGGAAGACACTAGTTTC GCGCCTACGGTACATGTCTCCCACGCATCACGTGCATTCGAAGTTCATCTACAACAACCACATGTATATGCTGGCAGGATACGTTGCAGAGAAGATAGCGGGCAAGACATGGGAGGAATTAGTTCAAGAAGAAATATTCAACAAATTGGGTATGACGTCGTCAACATTTGTAAAGGATTTGGGAAGTCGGGCAGATATTGCCAAATCGCACGTGTCAATCAACGGGAAACTGGTGGAGATTGACCAAAAGATAAACAG CATGGTATATCCAGCAGGACCTGCCGGTTCGATCTGCACAAATTCTGAGGACATGACAAAATGGCTTCGGTTTCAACTGAATAAGTCGTTGTTGCCATCCGGCGAGCGATTGATGAACCAGACCATGTTTGACGCCATGCACACTCCGCAGATGCCAACACCGCTGACACTTGGCAAGAAGATTCTGAAGCAACCAGTGTTTCCGATAGCGGAGGGAAGATTTGCGTATGACCTTGGATGGGGGTCAGGCACATACAGAG ACTACCATATTCTTCTTCACTCTGGGGAACTCTCCGGCTACATGTCTTCAATCTGGCTCATACCTGATGAAAACATTGGCATCTTCACCTCGACCAATGGACCCGTCCGCCTGGATACGTGGGACGGGTTGAGAGTGATACACCATTACATTGCTGACGTCCTACTCGGTCTAGAACCCTGGTTGAACAGCACATCTGCTTGCAAGTTCCCGGATCCCTGGCTGTCGGAGTTTCGCCGGAAGTCAGGAGCAGACGGCACCGACGACGCGAGAAAGAAGCGTGACGTCACATACCTACCCCATGCACGCCCTATGGAGGATTACGTCGGAACTTACGGCCATCTTGCTTTTGGGAATATCTCTATTCGACTGAATGAACAAGATGGGAAACTACATTTGTACCATGGACGATTTGGGAACGCTACGATGAAGAAAACGTCAAACTTTGGTGAGTTTGATATGAAGTTTGTCGGCGATTTGATGTTTGTGTCGGTCGCAGACGGCTGGAAGCACACTTTCAAGATCAGATTTAGTTCGACTGATGGCAAAAAGGTCGACAGACTATATGCAGGATTTATAGAAGGTTCTTCACCGCCGGAATTCCAGAGGGACCTTCATTGGTTGAACAGCGACCAACCTCTTCAAAGTAATTTGAATACTCTGTATGGTCCCTGCCAATGTTGTCGGAATTCAGGATCGAACGCACAACGAGAATATTTCTTCTCTATTTCTATATATCTTCTTATATCATTTGCTGTAATTATATTGTATTGTCAGTGA